AAAATAAAATTTTATCTGAAAATGATTTTGAATATTTAGAAGAATTAATAGAGGAAATGGTTGAAATAGCTAAGAGTGACAAAAATGAAAATAGAAAAGTTTTTGAAGTGAATAAATTAGATATGAAATTTCACCGGTATTTGTGGTGTAAGTCAGAAAGTAAATGGACTATAAAGATCTTAACTACTTTATATAATCAACTTCAATTAGCAATGATTCTTGATGCAAAAAAAGAAGAGAATTTAGTAAAAGCAAGTTTAAAACATCAAAAAATTATTGATAATTTAAGAAATAATGATTTAAAAGAAACTAAAAATGCTGTTATAGAACATATTAAGACATTATCTAAACAGGTTGAAG
Above is a window of Halanaerobiales bacterium DNA encoding:
- a CDS encoding GntR family transcriptional regulator; translated protein: MKFNKEIQHKSLSGKVVDYLKEEIFMENYTGGDRIPETKIANELNISRAPVREAFKELENMGFVEIISRKGTFVVDFREDEVQELYEIRVILEEKIFKKLIKNKILSENDFEYLEELIEEMVEIAKSDKNENRKVFEVNKLDMKFHRYLWCKSESKWTIKILTTLYNQLQLAMILDAKKEENLVKASLKHQKIIDNLRNNDLKETKNAVIEHIKTLSKQVED